A window of Polaromonas hydrogenivorans contains these coding sequences:
- a CDS encoding acyl-CoA dehydrogenase family protein yields MDFSLNDEQKMMIDTVRRFIAEELKPLEDGIEEHGFLDKAKAQAVHEKAKEFGLYAMNMPAELGGGGLSNLDRILCEEQFGHTTDILIRRAFGNVYEPLLHCQGEQVGRWLKPAIEGTRTCAITITESGAGSDAAGIKTHAKKTDIGWVLNGSKHFISDGEWSDFFLVSAKTGEKEISMFMVDKGLPGFTVGKDQKMMGLRGTPHLELFFDNVPLESISLLGAEGQGFKLAMGALNVVRLAQVGARAVGKASHVCELMVGYANERKQFGQRIGDFQMVQQQLADSVIEINAARWMVYHAAWMLDQGLDAREQIAMVKVQAAETLGRVVDRAVQIFGGMGFCKELPIERYYRDARIYRIFDGTSEIHRSVIAKMVMKKGAALFDVNR; encoded by the coding sequence ATGGACTTTTCCCTGAACGACGAACAAAAAATGATGATTGACACGGTGCGCCGTTTCATCGCCGAAGAACTCAAGCCGCTCGAAGACGGCATCGAGGAACACGGTTTCCTGGACAAGGCCAAAGCCCAGGCTGTTCACGAAAAAGCAAAGGAATTCGGCCTGTACGCCATGAACATGCCGGCCGAACTCGGCGGCGGCGGCCTGTCCAACCTGGACCGCATCCTGTGCGAGGAGCAGTTCGGCCACACTACCGACATCCTGATCCGCCGCGCTTTCGGCAACGTCTATGAGCCGCTGCTGCATTGCCAGGGCGAACAGGTCGGGCGCTGGCTCAAGCCCGCCATCGAGGGCACGCGCACTTGCGCCATCACCATCACCGAATCGGGCGCCGGCTCGGATGCGGCCGGCATCAAGACCCATGCCAAGAAAACCGACATCGGCTGGGTGCTCAACGGCAGCAAGCATTTCATCAGCGACGGCGAATGGAGCGACTTTTTCCTCGTTTCGGCCAAGACCGGCGAGAAGGAAATCAGCATGTTCATGGTGGACAAGGGCTTGCCCGGCTTCACCGTGGGCAAGGACCAGAAGATGATGGGCCTGCGCGGCACGCCGCACCTGGAACTGTTTTTCGACAACGTGCCGCTCGAATCCATTTCGCTGCTCGGCGCGGAAGGGCAGGGCTTCAAGCTGGCGATGGGTGCGCTCAATGTGGTGCGGCTGGCGCAGGTCGGCGCGCGCGCTGTCGGCAAGGCCAGCCATGTCTGCGAGCTGATGGTCGGTTACGCCAACGAGCGCAAGCAATTCGGGCAAAGAATCGGCGACTTCCAGATGGTCCAGCAGCAACTGGCCGACAGCGTGATCGAGATCAATGCCGCGCGCTGGATGGTCTATCACGCCGCCTGGATGCTCGACCAGGGGTTGGATGCGCGCGAGCAGATCGCCATGGTCAAGGTGCAGGCCGCCGAAACCCTGGGCCGGGTGGTGGACCGCGCGGTGCAGATCTTCGGCGGCATGGGCTTTTGCAAGGAGCTGCCGATTGAGCGCTATTACCGCGACGCCCGCATCTACCGCATCTTTGACGGCACCAGCGAAATCCACCGCAGCGTCATTGCCAAGATGGTGATGAAAAAGGGCGCGGCGCTGTTTGACGTGAACAGGTGA